GTATCCTCTTTGATCACTATGCCTTTCGCTGCCCCTGTTTCCATATCCCAGAGCTTGGCAATTTTCCGCTGTCCCGTCGTCAAGATAATTTCCCTGGGAGTAATCCCCACATAGGCGCAACCCTGATCGTGGGCATGGATAGTGCCAGCACAACGCCATAGCTGGGAAATAGTTTCCTCTTCCTGGGCAGAATAAGTAGAACTAACCACGGGAGTAGGGGGTATATCAGAATTAGCAACCCCTGTTCGTTTGACATCCTCCACAAAAGCAGTGATAAACTCATCATCTTCTGTCTGTACCTGACTGACAGGATTTTGCCTAGGAGCAGGGGTGTCTAGGTCTTGGATTATTTTCTCAAATAGGTCATCATTCAGCGGGGAGATTACTTCCGTTTTGCTGCTAGTTACCTCCCGCAAAAATTCATCCACACTGTCTTTCTCTTGCGAGGGCTTGGGTTCGGTAGTGATAATCTCCCGTAAAATGGTCTCGACATATTCTCTATCTTCTTTCGTTTCTGTGCGAATACCTGTGTTTTTTGCCCCCAATCGCTCTACATCCTTAAGGGCTTCCGTGGCAGTGCTGTAGCGGTCTTGTCGCCGTTCCTGCATCATCCGATCGAGGACCTGGATGAGACGGGGAGTGACATCAGCAGGAACATAGTCTTGCCAAGTCTGCAGCCAACTGTAACCCCGTTTGATAAACAAACTGTAGGGGCTAACCCCCGTCAACAGGTGGAAGCAAGTAACACCCAAGCTATAAATATCACTGGCGGGATAGGCTTTCCCCTCACTCATCTGTTCAATGGGAACATACCCGGATGTACCAATAGAAGTGCCTGTAATCACCCTTTGAGGGTCAGTCAATAATTTCGCTACACCAAAATCTATGAGGAATAATTTATTGTCTCCCTGGCGCCGAATGATATTTTCGGGTTTGATGTCGCGGTGAATGACTTGTCGTTCATGCACAAACTCCAAAATGGGGAGAATATCCCGCAGAATTGCCCAGATTTCTGCCTCCGTAAAATTACCATGGCGTTCTAGCAGTTTCTGCAGATTCATGCCCGGCACAAATTCCTGCACTAGGTATTGTCGTTTGTCCTGGGTAAAGAAAGCAAGGAGGTCGGGAATCTGAGGGTGAACACCCAAATCATTGAGACGGATAGCTTCCTGGTAAAATAACTCTGTGGCTTTCTGCAAAGCACCCGTTCCTTGCACTTGGGGCAGAAATTGTTTGATCACACAGCTAGCATTCAGACGGTCTTGATCAATGGCTAGATATGTTCTCCCAAATCCCCCTTGCCCCAGTACCTTCACCGCCCGATAGCGCTCCTTCAGGAGTAATTTAGAGCCACAGTTGCGGCAAATTTCATCTGTTGGTTGATTCTGCGGCTGCGAGCAGTCAGGATTGATACAGTAGCTCATAGGGGGATTTATTTAGCATACCCTGACTATTATGTTAGCTTACCTGTTTAGGTTTGGTATTTGCCCCTACGAATTTGCCAATCTATACAAATCTGTACATCTGTGCAGCTTTTTATTTTTTCTTGCCTTTGCTGGGGCTGGCTTTAGCATCAACGAGTTCTAGTTCTTCGGGGCGAAAGCTGACGAGTTTATCCCAATTCCCACCTTCAAATAGGACGGCTACTCTGCCATCCGTGAGGCGTTGTACTAATCCCTCAAAGCCATAGTAAATGTCTCCAGGATTGATAACCCGAACAGCAGAACCAGGAAAGATCATGTTTGTCATGGTTTTTTGTTTAATATAGGTCTACAGCGATTATACACGATGGCTATGGGCTGGCAGTTCCGTGTGGGTACGGGCTACGATATTCACCGCTTAGTTCCCGATCGACGCTTAGTGTTGGGGGGGGTAGAAATTCCCTACGAGAAGGGGTTATTGGGACACAGTGATGCGGACGTCCTTGCCCATGCCATTATGGATGCCCTCCTGGGAGCACTGGCACTGGGGGATATTGGGCATTATTTTCCCCCCACTGATGACAAATGGCGCGATGCTGATAGTACGCTTCTGTTGCAGCAGGTAAATACCCTCATCAGAGAAAAGGGCTGGCAGATAAACAACATCGATACCTCGGTGATTGCTGAACGTCCTAAACTGAAAAATTTTCTTCTGTCTATCCGAGAAAATCTGGCTAAGGTGCTGCAGATCGATACCGATCGGGTTAGTGTCAAAGCCAGAACGAATGAGGGGTTAGATGCCATTGGACAGGGGGAAGCGATTGCTGTTCATGCAGTGGTGTTGTTATGTTGTCCACAAGAATAAGGGGTTTGATTACTTATTTGTCTTTGTTTGTGTTGGCTGTCGCTCTGGTGGGGTGTACAGCTCTTAGGGGGGTAGCTAAACAACGTCTGTCTTTACCACTGGATGCGGACATCAAGACTTTTAATCCGGTTTTGGTCTCTGATGCCTACAGTGCAGCAGCATTGGGGGTGGTTTTCAGCGGTCTCCTGACCACCGATAAAAATGGCAATCTCATCCCTGAGCTGGCAGAAAAATGGGAATTCCGTAATGATGGTTTGGAATTGCTCTTTACCCTCAAGTCCGGTCTCAAATGGTCTGACGGTAAGCCTTTGACGATCGAGGATGTCCTCTTTACTTTCCGCGATATTTATTTCAATGAGGCGATCCCTTCTTCTATCCAAGACATCTTTCGGGTAGGGGAGAAGAGAGAATTGCCCCAGGTGGAAAAGGTAAACGATCGGGTAATCTCTTTCAAATTGCCTGAACCTTTTGCGCCTTTTTTACGCTTTGCCGGCGGGGCTAGTATCTTGCCTAAGCATATCTTAGCAAAGGCAGTAAGGGAGAAAGATACTACAGGTAAACCGAAATTCTTGCAAACCTGGGCGATCGATACTGACCTCCATACTCTGGTGGGCAACGGTCCCTATGTCCTCAAGCGGTACTTACCCGCTGAACGCCTAGTGTATGAACGGAATCCCCATTACTATCGCCAGTCCTTGCCTCACATTCCCCGCCTGGTTTACCAGATCATGCCTTCCCCGGATAGTACGGTGTTGCGTTTTCGTTCCCGCGATATAGATGTGATCCCCCAGGTGCGGGCACAGGATTTCCCTATCCTCAAACGCCAGGAAGATAGGTATGGGTTTCGGATTTATCAATTGGGTGAGGGGAGCAGTCGCAGTTTTTTAATGTTTAATCTCAATCGGGGACGGAATCAGGAGGGTAAACCCTTTGTCGACCCTGTCAAGGCGGAATGGTTCAATGATGTCAATTTTCGCCGTGCCATTGCCTACGGTATCAACCGCCAAGCTATGATCAATACCTACTACCGCGGTCTTGGTTTGCCCCAGGATTCCCCTATCCCACCCCTCAGCCCCTACCATTTCTCCCGCCAGGAAGGTGTCCCCTTCTATGACTATGACCCAGACAAGGCAAAGGAGTTATTGCAACGATCGGGCTTTTCCTACAATAGCCAAAATCGCCTAGTGGATAAAAATGGGAACCTGGTGCGTTTTACAATCATGACTTCTACCGGGGGAGCGGGCGCAACCCTCGCACCGATGATCAAAAATGACCTCGATCGTTTAGGCATCACAGTTGATCTGCAGATTATTGACTTTACGGCTTTGATTGACCGCCTCGATCGTTCCAAAAACTGGGAAACGGCTATGTTAGGTTGGGGGGGGGGCATTGAACCCCACGGCAGTTTTCATCTGTGGTATTCCGCTGGCTCTAGTCATATGTTCAATTTGGGACCCAATCCGGGGGAACCGCCTTTCCCTGGACGGGTGGTGAGTGACTGGGAAAGAGAAATCGATCGGTTGTTGATTGCAGGAGCCAGGGAAATCGACGAAAAAAAGCGCCGCCAAATCTATGGGCAGTTCCAGAAACTGGTGCAGGAGCAGGTGCCGATGATCTTTATGGTCAGCCCCCGCGCCATGAGTGCTGTCAGTAACCGCTTGCGAGGTATTGACCCCTCCCCCGCTGGCGGTGTCCTCTGGAACCTGGATGAACTCAGATTAGCCGACTAAGGGCGATCGATGGGATTCGAACCCACGCATCGAGGAGCCACAATCCTCTGCCTTAACCACTTGGCTACGACCGCCGTAGTCCCTTATCTTAACACAGATTTTAGATTACAGATAGGCGACCCTGTACCCCCACCACAACAGTGCTGCAATCGTGCCCAACACCAAAATTGCGGAAAGAGTAACAGCCAGAGGGCTATCCGCATTGTCAAACTTCATAATGCCACGATTAAATTCAGACATATAGGTTTTCCCAATAGCGCTAATTACTAATTCCTATGCCTATTCTACCCCAGGTTACTGTATACTCTGCCACGCCAAACCTTAGGTTTTTGTAAAGCCGAGAGCCAAATGCGTAACACAGCAACGGGGTCAGAGAGGGGAGAGAGCCAATACCACAGCCCCACCGCCCTATAACTGGGACGAATAGCAAAAAGGAGCAATACCCGAATTAGCACCAGTCCTATATTCAAATCCAGGAGCAAAAAGTCCACGATCGATTGGGGTCTTGCCCATAACATGCCCACCGATACTAAGAGCGGCAGCCCCTGTACTGCTAACAGATAGAGACAATCTCCGCCGGTGCTCAGGGGTGTAGCAGCATCCTTCAAATCCAAGGACCGTCCCCACTCCCGCCAGGTTTCCGCCATACTGGTATACATCCTCACCTGCAGTACCTTTGCCCCATCCAGGAAGCCAACTCTGTAACCCCGTTGTGCCACCGCCCTCACTATGGTGACATCATCGCAGAAGGAACTTTGGGCAAGAGTGTAGCCCCCTAAAGCTTCTAGCACCGACTTTTTCACCAAAAAACACTGCCCATTTGCCATCACCCGTTCCTGGGAAAATTGTGCCCTGTCCCCCGATGCCCCAAAGCGATAGACCAGCGTCAGCAACAGGGAGGGCTGTAACCACTGCTCCCCTGGGTACTCGACAATAAACTGAGGGGCGAGGGTGAGAATATCCCAGCCCTGTGCTTCTGCCGTATCCACCACTGCTGCCACCAAACCAGGTTGGGGAAGCGTATCAGCATCTAATCCTAGTAACCACCTGTATTCGGGACGGGACTGCTGCCAGCCGTAGTTTAGTGCCCAGGGTCGCCCCACCCAGTTGGGGGGTAAGGGGGGATCGGTCACCAGCCTTAAGGGGATAGGATAACTGGGTTGCAGGGCTTCCACGTATTCCCTAGTGCCGTCCGTCGAACGACTGTCTACAATTATTATTTCCCCGATCGGTTGCTCCTTTAACCCTGCCAAACAGTTGGGCAATCTTTGTCTTTCATTGAGGGTGGGAATGACAACAGAAACCGATCGTTTTTCCTGGTCTAGCTTTGGCTCTAGGGGGGGGATGCGGCGGGGGGCAGAACTCAAACGTGACAGCAAAACAAGACTGAAGGGAGTTTGATAGAGTAACAGTAGGAAAGTCAACATTTTAGCTAGCAAGATCGTTAATCACTTCTTCTTCCATCTCATGTTTGGTGAGTATAAGAGGGAAAGGTAAACGTTGGTATTGTAACTGCATACCACTGGTTTCAGGAAATGTCTCCAGGACAATGCGGGAAATCACCTGGGGACGGTCGACAATTGCCCAGAATGTATCCTGATTGTTGGTACGAAAGATAATTTGACTATCATTTTCTGGGATGTCAACTTCTAAATCATGGCGGTTGGGTGAGAGGGGCAAGCTCGCAATTAGCTCCTGCAAAATGTTAGAGCGAATAGTTTGAATGCGGTTAGACAGGTTCTTACCAACAACTGCCTTGGATACTAACTCCACCGCTTTACCACAGGTGAGGTCTTCCACCTTGAAGATTTCCTTTAGATTTTCTAGGGCCTGTTCATGTTCCCGTTCAAATTTGACAAAGGGCAGAGGCCCTACTAAACGCCGAGGGGTCTTGCTTAATTCTAAAATCGCTTGAATTGTAGCAGCCTGTAGGTCATTGATTAACTCCCGCCGTACCCTCTCCCGCTGTTGCTGAAACCCTCTGGCATTGGTCGCATACATGGCAGGGAAACGATTCAAGATATATACTGCCACATCTGCTACCTCCAAGGGCCGGGCTAGGCTGCCTTTCATCTGTTCTAATTGATACTCGACAATTTGAATGACAGGTCTTTCTAACACATTGACAAACTGATATTCCGCTGTCATCATGTAGGAATTGAATTCCTGTAACTCGATCGGGTCAATGTTTTTGTCTGGTTCAATTGCTTTCTTCATCTGCTCCTTGGATTTGCGAATGAAATTCTTAGTTTCTAGTATCCTTCGTCTTTCATAGAGACTCAAATGTTCCAAGGCAGAAGCTGTTCCCTGGGTAATACTTTCTTGCACGATCGAGGGTACTTCTTTCCAGGTTAAATTGGGTCGGCGTAAAATTTCCCGCAGTTGCCGTAAACAGTAGTCAGGTCGCTCAATTTCATACAAAGGTAAGGGGGATACCCGCACCAGGGGATTGTTTCCTACCCGCAAAAATGCCTGATGTAACAGCCCAATTGCCTGTTTACGAAATTCATTGTTTGCTCGTTTCTTCTGCTGTAACCACCCCCGATCGGAGCTAGCATAGAGGCAGGGTAGCCGATTAAGGACAAAAGCGATTACCTCAGTTAAATTTATTTCCTCCCGTTTTGCCCGATCGAGTTGTGCCAGTTGATTTTTTGCCTCTTCCACTACCACAATTTCTTGGGCATTTTTGATATATACTTTGGACGCGGTCATGGTATGTATGCAGGGCAGGTATCATTACTATACCAAGGCACTGCACAGAGGGATGGATTGTCCTAAATTTTAACGATAAATTCCCCTAAGGGTTGGCTTTACGTCTCTGTGCATATTGGAGAAAACCAGTGAAGAGAGCAACGCCCAGCAGATATTTGACTAAGTCAGGTACGATCGGGCTAGGAGAAACAAAGCCCTCCAAGATAGCCGCAATTACTAGCATGGGAATACAACCCAACACTAATTGGGCAGCCTGTTCGCCGTAGACTTTGAAGGCATCAGCTCGGCGATAACGACCAGGGAACAGCAAAGCTCTAGCCAGCAGCAACCCTCCTCCCCCAGAAATGAAAATTTCCGGGATTTCCAGGGAGCCGTGGGGAAAAACAAACGCCCAAAAGGGAAAAGCCAAATTATTTTGTGCTACGAGAGCGCCCACTACACCTAGGAATAAACCATTCAACCCCAAGATATAGACTGTGTAGAAACCAGCAGTGATTCCCCCACCAACGGCAATTAGAGAAACGTGAATGTTATTGACCATGATATCCGCCGTTGAACCGGGTTGGTCGGTTAAAATCCTGCCCATCCACAACTCCCCTCTTTCCACCATGGCAATCATGCTGGGCGGTAGAAATAACTCCATGAAGCTAGGGTCGGACCAGGCAAACCACCAACCCACCAGCCCTGCTAGAGCAAAGATCAAGGCACAAAGGAGAATATAGGGGGCAGTATCCCGCAACACCGCTGGAAAACCCCATAGATAAAATTGGCCTATAGCTTCACTCTCTTGACGGCGGGAACCTTGATAAATGATGCTATAGCCCTTGCTGGTCAGTAGTTGTAACTCTTGCCCAAGGGTCTCCCCCACCCCCTGGGTACGAGCACGGGCTAAGTCAGCAGCTACGGAGCGGTACAATCCCGCTAGCGTGCTAATTTCTTTGGCGGAAAGGGATTTTAAGCCTTCGTTCTCGACCTTTTTTACCAGTGCCTCTAACTGTTGCCAACTCTTTTCTCGCCGTGCCACCCACCGCCGTGTGTTCATCCCTTCATCCACTTTTCTATGGCTCTAGCTGCCCTCCGTATCTTAGCGCAAGGTAATATAAACACTGCCACAATAAGTGACCAGAGTGATGCCTATGTTCCCTCGGTCTTTTTTGATTGCTCTCTTTCTTTCCCTACTAGTCACAGCCAAAGCTGGGGCTGATTCTCCCCTCACTTCTACAGATTTTGCGGAAGCCTACTGGGACCATCCGATCGTGCGCAAAGCGAAAACTACAGGGGTAGTCGATCGGGAAATTGCTGCTTTCCTCAGTGGCGACAGTCCCCTTGATGTCAAAGCGGCGGTTGTCAATGCCCTTGGTTGGGATGTTCACGGCAAGAACAATGCCCAAATCTATCGGCGCTTCCTCGCTCAGTTCTACAACACTACCCCAGCAAATCTCAACCTAGAGGTATTATCGGTGGGAGAATTGTTTAGCCTTGGTTATCTGACGGCTCTAGATGACTATTTCAACGTTGTGCCGGCTCTGCCGCTCTTACAGCGGGCTAGAAGATTAGCCAGAAATAGTTACACGATTGCCCTGATTGAAAGTCTGACCCGTGCTCAGAATGCTCGCGATTTTTGTCAGAAATGGTTGGCAGTTAAACCCCTAGAATTTCCCCGCCAGTTAGATATAGATATGCGCCGTACCGCTAGGGCGATCGTGTGGGAGTACATGCGCATGTATGAAAAGTATTGCGATCGGTGAACTGCCCAGGTTTGACAAGCTTGCTCGGGTGAGATAGTGTTATTTTGCTCTCCATCCCCCATAACCATGACGAAAAAAACTTTAACAGACATGGTAAAAGAAGAGGTGGCCAAAGAAGCCCAGGCAGAGGCAGTAGAAGGTAAAGTTGTACGCCGCCATACTAAAGCTGACTTGGAAGCAGAACTCGCCCGCCTCACCCAAGCCCTAGAAGAGATGAAAGCAGAGCGCGATCGCCTGCAAACCCAGCTACAAGCGGCAAAGGTAGAGTTGCAAACAGCACAGACAGAGCGTCATCTTTTACAAGAGCAACTGCAAGTAGCTAACACAGAGCGGGAACAACTCCAAGCCCAAGTTAGCCAACTCACCCAAGCCTTGCAGTTAAAGCAAGCTCACCTAGAACAACTACAAACCTACCTAGAACAAGCCCAAGGCGAATTGAAGGCAAAGGCGGAAGCTCTCCCTGCCCTCAAGAAACAGGGTAGAATCATTCCTCGCCCGATCGGCTCCAACCGCGACCTGCAGAAGCAAGCTGACCAGAATATCGGCTGGTTTGATTAGCGCCTGGAAACGGCGAAAAGGCTGATAATCAATGCCATCCCCCCTAAAAGAACCCCCAGGGCTGACAAGTTCCCCTGCTTACTTAATTTTTCCAGTTCACTCCTATGATGGTGTAGGGATGCCTCCTGCTCGGCTTTAGCACGATTGACCATATTTTGCATCTCCGAACGGATTGCCTCCAACTGAGCTGTGGTAGCATCACCACTACGGGACTCTAGGGCTTCAATGCGTACCTGCATCTGTTGTAAAATTGCTGCCCCCGTTTGCCAATCCTGCTGCATTGTCCCCATCTCTCCCTGGAGGGTTTGTAACCGTTCTGTCATCACTCGCTCGACAAGAGCCTGTAGCTGTGTCTCATCGCTGATAGGAGTAACTGTGCTGGATTCCAGCTGGGCTATCTTTTGCTCTAATTCCTTGAGTTTGGCATCTAAGGCAGTAGGATCACCACTAGCAGTGGGAGAAGGTTGGGATTGGAGTAAGGCCACCTGCTCTGCTAGGGCTTGATGGGATTGGCTATAGGCTTGCAAAGCATTGTGGAGTTCCAAAATGTGTCCCTGTAACTCACTGAGAGAACTGCCCTGGTCTCCTACCTGCTTCTGCTGCAGTGCCGTATACCACTGATTCACCTCATTGGCGCACTGATCCATGTGCTGAGCAAGGCGGGCAAAATTTTTCACATCCTGTGCCAAGCGGGGCAAACTCCCCAGTAGCTCCTCCAACCGACCTTCCACCGTTTGTACACGATCGGCTAAAGCTAATCCCGCCATCATTTCCTGCCGTGCCTGGGCAACTGCCGCTTCTGCTGCCTGGGCTGACTGTAATAACGCCTGGGCTTGTTGTAACATTTCCGTGATTTTAGCAATTTCTGAGGCAAGGCTATCAGACAGAGCATTTAGTTGCTCCGTCACCTCAGCACTAGCCATCGGTTGGTCCGTCATAACTTCTTCCCGCGTGAGTTCTACCTGTGGAATTTAGCACCAATGCTCGGCTTTTTGAAGCACTTCCCTGACATTTTTGCCCACCGCCCTTTTTCCGACAAATTATTTGCTTTTTTGCAGTTGGTGTGATAATTTTTTATTTGGCGCAATTTGCCACCGGTTAATATCACTGTTTAGGTAAGTGGACTAGAAGGTTGTAAAAGGGATGGGGTCTGAGAAGTTATGTCTGTGCGTCTGTATGTAGGTAACTTGCCGGCTGAGCTAGACCGTAAGGCTTTGGAGCAAGTATTTAGTCAGGAAGGGGAAACTCTCACGGTTAAAGTGATTACCGATCGGAAGACGGGGCGGTGTCGGGGTTTTGGCTTCTTGACGGTGGCAACAGACGAACAAGCGGACTCCATGATTCAGAAATTCAATGGGTTTGACTTCCATGGCTCAGCACTGCGCCTAGAGAAGGCTTTGCCGCGGCAGAAGGAACAAAAAGACAGGGACAAGGGAGACCAAGAAGTCGTGCCTGTCAGTGAAGAGGTGGAGGAAGCGGTGCCAACGGACACCCCTAGCGAACTAAAGGCGGAAGAAAAGCAGCCCGCTAAACGGAAGCGGAAGCGGAAGAAAGGGAGCAACCGTCCTGAAAAGCGCACCAGTTATACAACTTCTGACTCCCATCAGCCTGATCCCCGCTGGGCAGCGGAACTGGAGGAATTTAAGCAGAGACTGCTAGCAGCGCAATCTACCTAGGTTTTTAACTTTCCTTAACCTTTTATTTATCTGGGCATAACTTTCGTATGGGAGTATGGGCTGGACTCCCATTTCGTGTTTTTAGTAAATTTATGGATAGACGTAGTTTTTTAGCTTACTCCCTTGCCAGTGGTGTGACGGTTTGGGCGGGGAGTGCTATACCAAGTAAGTTTGCTGAGTTGTTTCACATCGGTTCTACCAATGCCCAGGCAGCTCAAGTTTTCCCCCAAAGTGTTGCCAGCGGTGACCCCCAACCCCAAGGGATCACCCTATGGACACGGGTCGCTACCACTGTCCCTACGGCTACTCTCTCCTTCCAAATTGCCACTGACCGCGATTTCCGCAACATCGTTCTCAGTGGGGTGGCTGCTACCGATGCCGAGCGGGACTACACAGTCAAAGTTAGTCTTGACAACCGTGCGGAATTAAAGCCTGCTACTACTTATTTCTATCGCTTTATCTTTGAGAATACTCCCAGCCGTACGGGGCGCTTCAAGACTTTACCCGCTCCTGATGCTAAGGTCGATCGGGTGAGGTTTGCATATGTTAGTTGCTCGGACTACACCAATGGTTTGTTCACTGCCTTTCGCTACCTAGCTGAGGAGGATATTGATTTCGTAATTCACTTGGGAGATGCTATCTACGAAACTGTCTTTGACCCCACCTTTCAAAATAACGTCCGTCCTATTCGGCTGCCCAGTGGTGCCCCTACAGCGGAATCCCTAGAAGATTACCGTGCTCTCTATAAGATTTATCGCTCTGACCCCGACCTACAAAGGGTGCATGAAAGTCATGCCTTCATCTTCATCTGGGATGACCACGAGTTCGCCAACGATGCTCACCAAACCTTTAACACAGATAACCCCGACCCTGCCAAACCAGAACTGAGCAATACACCCCGCCGTCGGCAAATTGCCAGCCGTGTGTGGGCAGAATATACCCCTACCTCGATCGTGTTTGACGGTACTCGCCCGCCCCTGGAGGCGATCCAACTCTACCGCACGGTTGTCTGTGGGGACTTGATGGAACTGATCCTCACCGATGAACGCTTGTATCGCGACCCCCATGCCTGCGGCCCCACCACTGCCCAAAGGTCTCTTAATCCCGGTTGTCCCAATTTGGCTAACCCCGATCGGTCTATGCTTGGTAAAACCCAGCGGGATTGGTTCCTAGGCAAAGTCACTAACTCCACTCGTACCTGGAAAATCTGGGGGAATGAGGTGATGACGATGCAGTTGAAGATTGCCAAAGCGGTAGTCGATCGGGTACGCCCTGGCTTGATTCCCGTAGATTTATTTGCCTATCTTGACCAGTGGGACGGTTACCCAGTAGAAAGGGCGTTGATTTTCCGCACTATTCGCGATCGGGGTGTCAAGAACTTTGTTACAGTTACAGGTGACCTACATAGCTTTGTGGCGGGGTATCAGAGATTGGACTTCAATACTCCCTTTAATCCTGGTACTGTCCCCCCTGATGCAGTGGGCGTGGAGTTCGTCTGCGGTTCCATTTCCGCTTCCAACTTGGCGGAGCAACCCAATCCTTTCCAACTGGATGTGCAAACTTCTACCCAACTACTCCTTGCCAGCAATCCCCACATTTTGTTCTTCAACTCTGCCACGCACGGCTACAACCTCATTGAAGTTACTCCCACCCTCCTCACTTGCAGGATGAAGGCAGTAAGTAACATTACCTCTCCCAATGCAGCACTCTCTACTTTGAAAGTGTATGAGGTACCGAAAGACCAAGTCCTAATCAGGGACGTTACCTCGCGTTAGCAGGTTCCCATAGTTTTTTGTTCCCTTCTGGTTACAGAGGGGAATTTTTTATTTAGAAAAACGTAGCAGCAGGTGCTCCAAAATGCCCAGTAATTTTGATTTACTAATGGCTGGTTTGTCAATTTTAGCAAAGTAATTTGGGATCAGATAATTTCTCAGCTAAATCATAGAAGAATTCTAGAAATTGGTACCTACGAGGAGGCTAGTGCCTGCTAATTAATTGAAAAGTTAGCTAACCAACAAGACACAGAGCTACACTGTACTGACGTTTGAACAAGAGGTATAGAACATTAAGGAATTGACATGGCAATCGTCGAAAAAATTTCTTTGCTACTATCAACCTTGCAGTTGCCAAAGTTAACCACAGAGTTGACTTAGTTGTGCATAAGGGGTTTTCTGATATAAAATTGGCAGAATTATTGGCAGCAGGTAAGAGAAACTACTTTTATGTATTTATATTGATGGCTCTCATCAAGCCCCTGATGTTTTAGATTAGTCCCTAAGTACGGTTTGCTAGCCTTCGACGATCACCTGTGGCATGAAAATCTTCCCTACGGCGTTGATCTCTGCGCTGTCCCAAACCTGCAGTCTCTATTGTCGTCAGATAAGAATTGTTTCTACGTCCCTCTCCTAAATCTATAATCTATGTTCAAAAAATTAGCGACTAGGACTACTAGGTAAATCTACTGGAAAACTCTGGAGAAGGTGAGTATAATTACCGATAAATGATTACTCAGAGAACTACTTAAAATTTAGTTAGTTTTTTTAAGAAATTTTCACGGTTTCAGGGGGATTTTGCCAGATTTCTTAACAAAAATATTAATAGGCAAGTGGTATGCTTATATATACCATTTTTCAATTAACCTTTGACAAATTACCTATAGGAGAAGAGAGTTATGCTACCAAACAAGCCGCAGGAAGTACGGGTAAAACCAGAGACACGCAATCACAAGGGGTTTTTCGTAGTAGAGGAGACCTACAAACTGGTATCGATTGACCAAAATGGGTGGGCACTCATTTGCCTGGATGACCATGTTTGTCATTATGTTGACCCCGACGATCTACAGACGGAAGAGCAGGAAGGCAAGCAGTAACCAGATGGCAAAGACAGGGAATGAATGTGGTTTAGGCAACTAAGCCACAATTTTTTTGGGCAAGGTGCTCCTCTTCCGTTAGAATGATATACGCTGTTCTGAGGAAAAACAACCTAAATGAGCGATACCCTAACCAGAGTGCAGACGGTAGTAGCAAAACAACTGGGTGTAGAGG
This genomic interval from Pseudanabaenaceae cyanobacterium SKYG29 contains the following:
- a CDS encoding glycosyltransferase; its protein translation is MLTFLLLLYQTPFSLVLLSRLSSAPRRIPPLEPKLDQEKRSVSVVIPTLNERQRLPNCLAGLKEQPIGEIIIVDSRSTDGTREYVEALQPSYPIPLRLVTDPPLPPNWVGRPWALNYGWQQSRPEYRWLLGLDADTLPQPGLVAAVVDTAEAQGWDILTLAPQFIVEYPGEQWLQPSLLLTLVYRFGASGDRAQFSQERVMANGQCFLVKKSVLEALGGYTLAQSSFCDDVTIVRAVAQRGYRVGFLDGAKVLQVRMYTSMAETWREWGRSLDLKDAATPLSTGGDCLYLLAVQGLPLLVSVGMLWARPQSIVDFLLLDLNIGLVLIRVLLLFAIRPSYRAVGLWYWLSPLSDPVAVLRIWLSALQKPKVWRGRVYSNLG
- a CDS encoding NAD(P)H dehydrogenase subunit NdhS, which translates into the protein MIFPGSAVRVINPGDIYYGFEGLVQRLTDGRVAVLFEGGNWDKLVSFRPEELELVDAKASPSKGKKK
- a CDS encoding protein kinase, encoding MSYCINPDCSQPQNQPTDEICRNCGSKLLLKERYRAVKVLGQGGFGRTYLAIDQDRLNASCVIKQFLPQVQGTGALQKATELFYQEAIRLNDLGVHPQIPDLLAFFTQDKRQYLVQEFVPGMNLQKLLERHGNFTEAEIWAILRDILPILEFVHERQVIHRDIKPENIIRRQGDNKLFLIDFGVAKLLTDPQRVITGTSIGTSGYVPIEQMSEGKAYPASDIYSLGVTCFHLLTGVSPYSLFIKRGYSWLQTWQDYVPADVTPRLIQVLDRMMQERRQDRYSTATEALKDVERLGAKNTGIRTETKEDREYVETILREIITTEPKPSQEKDSVDEFLREVTSSKTEVISPLNDDLFEKIIQDLDTPAPRQNPVSQVQTEDDEFITAFVEDVKRTGVANSDIPPTPVVSSTYSAQEEETISQLWRCAGTIHAHDQGCAYVGITPREIILTTGQRKIAKLWDMETGAAKGIVIKEDTCSTCSGLGKIYKEGSLLFVKTKQAVICPDCEGFGTNSEKGERFLVAKLSADGNTLVTATLDKQIKVWHVPTCKFTCAISTEPAVASMLAISGNGKVVSYVTQNRTIVVYSLEQQQETAKLKRNGIITCIDMSYDGNILLIGTEEGNINVCDVTTAVPPLNVRGHQNGITAVALSQDGMLAVSGCRDGQVRVWSLSTSNLVHVFSHHLAPISAMAIAPDNLTLATGSIDGMLCIWHLGRGNLLDTFPAHSDRITAIGAGADGQTFATASLDSTVKVWRSF
- a CDS encoding ABC transporter substrate-binding protein encodes the protein MLSTRIRGLITYLSLFVLAVALVGCTALRGVAKQRLSLPLDADIKTFNPVLVSDAYSAAALGVVFSGLLTTDKNGNLIPELAEKWEFRNDGLELLFTLKSGLKWSDGKPLTIEDVLFTFRDIYFNEAIPSSIQDIFRVGEKRELPQVEKVNDRVISFKLPEPFAPFLRFAGGASILPKHILAKAVREKDTTGKPKFLQTWAIDTDLHTLVGNGPYVLKRYLPAERLVYERNPHYYRQSLPHIPRLVYQIMPSPDSTVLRFRSRDIDVIPQVRAQDFPILKRQEDRYGFRIYQLGEGSSRSFLMFNLNRGRNQEGKPFVDPVKAEWFNDVNFRRAIAYGINRQAMINTYYRGLGLPQDSPIPPLSPYHFSRQEGVPFYDYDPDKAKELLQRSGFSYNSQNRLVDKNGNLVRFTIMTSTGGAGATLAPMIKNDLDRLGITVDLQIIDFTALIDRLDRSKNWETAMLGWGGGIEPHGSFHLWYSAGSSHMFNLGPNPGEPPFPGRVVSDWEREIDRLLIAGAREIDEKKRRQIYGQFQKLVQEQVPMIFMVSPRAMSAVSNRLRGIDPSPAGGVLWNLDELRLAD
- the ispF gene encoding 2-C-methyl-D-erythritol 2,4-cyclodiphosphate synthase, with translation MGWQFRVGTGYDIHRLVPDRRLVLGGVEIPYEKGLLGHSDADVLAHAIMDALLGALALGDIGHYFPPTDDKWRDADSTLLLQQVNTLIREKGWQINNIDTSVIAERPKLKNFLLSIRENLAKVLQIDTDRVSVKARTNEGLDAIGQGEAIAVHAVVLLCCPQE